In the Kineococcus mangrovi genome, one interval contains:
- a CDS encoding regulatory protein RecX, with the protein MALRQLTMAPRTRAQLAEKMAARDVPADVALEVLDRFEEVGLVDDRAFADGWVRSRSVGRGRRALAQELRRKGVDDDTAEQALEVVDHDTQLEAARDLVERKLRSVRGLERAVAERRLFGMLARRGFPTDVVLRVVREALEQQA; encoded by the coding sequence ATCGCGCTGCGGCAGTTGACGATGGCCCCGCGCACGCGGGCGCAGCTGGCCGAGAAGATGGCGGCGCGCGACGTGCCGGCCGACGTCGCGCTCGAGGTCCTCGACCGGTTCGAGGAGGTCGGTCTCGTCGACGACCGCGCCTTCGCCGACGGCTGGGTGCGCTCGCGCAGCGTCGGCCGAGGCCGGCGCGCTCTGGCCCAGGAGCTGCGCCGCAAGGGCGTCGACGACGACACCGCCGAGCAGGCGCTGGAGGTCGTCGACCACGACACCCAACTGGAGGCGGCGCGCGACCTCGTCGAGCGCAAGCTGCGCTCGGTGCGGGGCCTGGAACGGGCCGTGGCCGAGCGGCGCCTCTTCGGGATGCTGGCCCGGCGGGGGTTCCCCACCGACGTCGTGCTCCGGGTCGTGCGCGAGGCGCTGGAGCAGCAGGCGTAG
- the recA gene encoding recombinase RecA → MPAPADREKALDAALAAIDKNFGKGSVMRLGDDVRPPIEVIPTGAIALDVALGIGGLPRGRVVEVYGPESSGKTTVALHAVANAQRKGGIAAFIDAEHALDPDYAAKLGVDTDALLVSQPDTGEQALEIADMLIRSGALDIIVIDSVAALVPKAEIEGEMGDSHVGLQARLMSQALRKITGALNHSGTTAIFINQLREKIGVMFGSPETTTGGKALKFYASVRLDVRRIETLKDGTQPVGNRTRVKVVKNKVSPPFKQAEFDIIYGQGISREGGLIDLGVEHGFVRKSGAWYTYEGDQLGQGKENARAFLRDNPDLGDEIEKRIKEKLGIGARVDAPAEVDTEAKVEF, encoded by the coding sequence ATGCCCGCTCCTGCGGACCGCGAGAAGGCCCTCGACGCCGCGCTCGCCGCGATCGACAAGAACTTCGGCAAGGGCTCGGTCATGCGGCTGGGCGACGACGTCCGTCCCCCGATCGAGGTCATCCCCACGGGCGCGATCGCGCTCGACGTGGCCCTCGGCATCGGCGGCCTGCCGCGCGGGCGCGTGGTGGAGGTCTACGGCCCGGAGTCCTCGGGGAAGACGACGGTCGCCCTGCACGCGGTGGCCAACGCCCAGCGCAAGGGCGGCATCGCCGCCTTCATCGACGCCGAGCACGCGCTCGACCCGGACTACGCCGCCAAGCTCGGCGTCGACACCGACGCCCTGCTCGTCTCCCAGCCGGACACCGGGGAGCAGGCGCTGGAGATCGCGGACATGCTGATCCGCTCCGGCGCGCTCGACATCATCGTCATCGACTCGGTCGCGGCCCTCGTGCCCAAGGCCGAGATCGAGGGCGAGATGGGCGACAGCCACGTCGGTCTGCAGGCGCGGCTCATGTCGCAGGCCCTGCGCAAGATCACCGGTGCGCTGAACCACTCGGGCACGACGGCCATCTTCATCAACCAGCTCCGCGAGAAGATCGGCGTCATGTTCGGCTCGCCCGAGACGACGACGGGCGGCAAGGCGCTGAAGTTCTACGCCTCGGTGCGCCTGGACGTGCGCCGGATCGAGACGCTGAAGGACGGCACCCAGCCCGTCGGCAACCGGACCCGGGTCAAGGTCGTCAAGAACAAGGTGTCCCCGCCGTTCAAGCAGGCGGAGTTCGACATCATCTACGGCCAGGGCATCTCCCGGGAGGGCGGCCTCATCGACCTCGGCGTCGAGCACGGCTTCGTCCGCAAGTCCGGGGCCTGGTACACGTACGAGGGCGACCAGCTCGGCCAGGGCAAGGAGAACGCCCGCGCCTTCCTGCGCGACAACCCCGACCTCGGCGACGAGATCGAGAAGCGCATCAAGGAGAAGCTCGGCATCGGCGCCCGCGTGGACGCCCCCGCCGAGGTCGACACCGAGGCGAAGGTCGAGTTCTGA
- a CDS encoding Rv0909 family putative TA system antitoxin, producing the protein MNYLKGKIGEATDQALHLADQARGRAGSFAAEHSGRADGAIGKAGEFVNSRTDGRFAGQVTKVSDLARKGVDLAADQAPPSTVPGGGTPMRGGVSSQGTTMRGPVR; encoded by the coding sequence ATGAATTACCTCAAGGGCAAGATCGGTGAGGCCACCGACCAGGCCCTGCACCTCGCGGACCAGGCGCGCGGCCGGGCCGGGTCCTTCGCCGCCGAGCACTCCGGCCGCGCGGACGGCGCCATCGGCAAGGCCGGTGAGTTCGTCAACAGCCGCACCGACGGCCGGTTCGCCGGTCAGGTCACGAAGGTGAGCGACCTGGCCCGCAAGGGCGTGGACCTGGCCGCCGACCAGGCCCCGCCGTCGACCGTCCCCGGTGGGGGCACGCCGATGCGCGGGGGCGTCAGCTCCCAGGGCACCACGATGAGAGGACCCGTGCGATGA
- a CDS encoding amino acid ABC transporter ATP-binding protein, which produces MSDQAQAPQPSPAPVPSSRPDRRPLVRLEDVQKHFGALHVLRDIDLTIAEGEVVVVIGPSGSGKSTLCRTINRLETIDSGRITIDDEDLPAEGKALAALRSDVGMVFQAFNLFAHKTVKENVTLGPVKVRGVSAAAAGKRADELLARVGLADQGSKYPAQLSGGQQQRVAIARALAMDPKVMLFDEPTSALDPEMINEVLDVMTSLAKEGMTMVVVTHEMGFARRAADRVVFMADGAILEDTDPETFFTAPRHERAKDFLSKILTH; this is translated from the coding sequence ATGAGTGACCAGGCGCAGGCCCCTCAGCCCTCACCGGCACCGGTCCCGTCGTCGCGGCCGGACCGCCGTCCCCTCGTCCGCCTGGAGGACGTCCAGAAGCACTTCGGTGCCCTGCACGTGCTGCGGGACATCGACCTGACGATCGCCGAGGGCGAGGTCGTCGTGGTCATCGGCCCGTCGGGGTCGGGCAAGTCGACGCTGTGCCGCACGATCAACCGGCTGGAGACGATCGACTCCGGGCGCATCACGATCGACGACGAGGACCTGCCCGCCGAGGGCAAGGCCCTGGCCGCGCTGCGCTCCGACGTCGGGATGGTCTTCCAGGCCTTCAACCTCTTCGCGCACAAGACGGTGAAGGAGAACGTGACCCTCGGGCCGGTCAAGGTCCGCGGCGTGAGCGCGGCCGCCGCCGGCAAGCGGGCCGACGAGCTGCTGGCCCGCGTCGGGCTCGCCGACCAGGGCTCGAAGTACCCGGCCCAGCTCTCCGGCGGCCAGCAGCAGCGGGTCGCCATCGCGCGGGCCCTGGCGATGGACCCCAAGGTCATGCTCTTCGACGAGCCGACCTCGGCCCTGGACCCGGAGATGATCAACGAGGTGCTCGACGTCATGACCTCCCTGGCCAAGGAGGGCATGACCATGGTCGTCGTCACGCACGAGATGGGCTTCGCCCGCCGCGCCGCCGACCGCGTCGTGTTCATGGCCGACGGGGCGATCCTCGAGGACACCGACCCCGAGACGTTCTTCACCGCGCCCCGGCACGAACGCGCGAAGGACTTCCTCTCGAAGATCCTCACCCACTGA
- the miaA gene encoding tRNA (adenosine(37)-N6)-dimethylallyltransferase MiaA has product MGHSNVPPPDGRSGGGPPVIALVGPTASGKSDVGVALARLLGERAGTPGEVVNADALQFYRGMDVGTAKITPAERRGVPHHLLDVLDVTQTAEVAVFQGWAHDAFDDVGARGGVPVLVGGSGLYVRAALDDLRFPGKDPGVRARWEAELDRAGPRALHARLAERDPAAAAAILPTNGRRIVRALEVGEITGEPFAASLPEQTYRRPTVQVGLAVPREQLVARIDARVDRMWAAGLVEEVRVLAARGLREGRTAGRALGYAQVLDALDGGTTLEQARELTARLTRRFARKQDAWFRRDRRVHWVPAPDGADPEDLARQVLDLLPVASAA; this is encoded by the coding sequence GTGGGCCACTCGAACGTTCCCCCGCCCGACGGCCGGTCGGGCGGTGGGCCACCGGTGATCGCGCTGGTGGGCCCGACCGCGTCGGGCAAGTCCGACGTCGGCGTCGCCCTGGCCCGGCTGCTCGGCGAGCGCGCGGGCACCCCTGGTGAGGTCGTCAACGCCGACGCGCTGCAGTTCTACCGGGGCATGGACGTCGGCACGGCGAAAATCACCCCCGCCGAGCGTCGCGGCGTGCCGCACCACCTGCTCGACGTCCTCGACGTCACGCAGACCGCCGAGGTCGCCGTCTTCCAGGGGTGGGCGCACGACGCGTTCGACGACGTCGGCGCCCGGGGCGGGGTGCCCGTCCTCGTCGGTGGTTCCGGTCTCTACGTCCGCGCCGCCCTCGACGACCTCCGCTTCCCGGGCAAGGACCCCGGCGTGCGGGCCCGGTGGGAGGCCGAGCTGGACCGGGCGGGTCCCCGGGCCCTGCACGCGCGGCTGGCCGAGCGCGACCCCGCGGCCGCCGCCGCCATCCTGCCCACCAACGGCCGGCGCATCGTCCGCGCCCTGGAGGTCGGGGAGATCACCGGCGAGCCCTTCGCCGCGTCCCTGCCCGAGCAGACCTACCGGCGCCCCACCGTCCAGGTCGGCCTGGCGGTGCCGCGCGAGCAGCTCGTCGCCCGCATCGACGCCCGCGTCGACCGGATGTGGGCCGCCGGGCTCGTCGAGGAGGTCCGCGTCCTGGCGGCGCGGGGGCTGCGGGAGGGGCGCACCGCCGGCCGGGCGCTCGGCTACGCCCAGGTCCTCGACGCCCTCGACGGCGGCACGACGCTGGAGCAGGCCCGCGAGCTGACCGCCCGGCTCACCCGCCGCTTCGCCCGCAAGCAGGACGCCTGGTTCCGCCGCGACCGGCGCGTGCACTGGGTGCCCGCGCCCGACGGGGCCGACCCCGAGGACCTGGCCCGGCAGGTGCTGGACCTGCTGCCCGTAGCATCGGCCGCGTGA
- a CDS encoding putative quinol monooxygenase, producing the protein MTTIAILELTLTAEGVAQAPAILTETLEATRSFEGNLGCEVLFDNADEQHVSIVERWQSVENDDAYRAFRATPEGASRLGSIVADRKLTLYTVRDDI; encoded by the coding sequence GTGACCACCATCGCGATCCTGGAACTGACCCTCACGGCCGAGGGAGTCGCCCAAGCCCCGGCCATCCTCACCGAGACCCTCGAGGCGACCCGCTCGTTCGAGGGCAACCTCGGCTGCGAGGTCCTCTTCGACAACGCCGACGAGCAGCACGTCTCGATCGTCGAGCGGTGGCAGTCGGTGGAGAACGACGACGCCTACCGGGCCTTCCGGGCCACCCCGGAGGGTGCCTCGCGGCTGGGGAGCATCGTCGCGGACCGCAAGCTCACGCTGTACACGGTCCGCGACGACATCTGA
- the dapF gene encoding diaminopimelate epimerase, with translation MTSEITFTKGHGTENDFVLVADADGTWNPGGDIVAWLCDRRAGIGADGLVRAVRTAAEPAAAQWAGEAEWFMDYRNADGSVAEMCGNGVRVFAEFLLQQGLLPEAALAGDWFAVATRAGVKRLRREGEGSWTADMGPWRLTGGQRALVDGSDALVHVEGLDGVARPALSVDLGNPHTVVALPDDGELSAADLTSAPRVEPAPPHGTNVELVVPVDAIDVNGDGDPDIGDVSMRVHERGSGETRSCGTGACAAVLATRAWAGEGAPGVWRVRVPGGRLVVTVGAGSSLTEGTVWLSGPARLVATGTVTIPA, from the coding sequence GTGACCAGCGAGATCACCTTCACCAAGGGCCACGGCACCGAGAACGACTTCGTGCTGGTCGCCGACGCCGACGGCACCTGGAACCCCGGTGGCGACATCGTGGCGTGGCTGTGCGACCGGCGGGCCGGTATCGGCGCCGACGGTCTCGTGCGCGCCGTCCGGACGGCCGCCGAACCCGCCGCCGCGCAGTGGGCCGGTGAGGCGGAGTGGTTCATGGACTACCGCAACGCCGACGGCTCGGTCGCCGAGATGTGCGGCAACGGGGTCCGCGTGTTCGCCGAGTTCCTCCTGCAGCAGGGGCTGCTGCCCGAGGCGGCCCTGGCGGGGGACTGGTTCGCCGTCGCCACCCGCGCCGGGGTGAAGCGGCTGCGCCGCGAGGGCGAGGGCAGCTGGACCGCCGACATGGGGCCCTGGCGCCTGACGGGCGGGCAGCGGGCGCTGGTGGACGGGTCCGACGCCCTCGTGCACGTCGAGGGCCTGGACGGCGTCGCCCGGCCGGCGTTGTCGGTCGACCTCGGCAACCCGCACACCGTGGTGGCCCTGCCCGACGACGGCGAGCTGTCCGCGGCCGACCTCACCTCCGCCCCGCGCGTGGAGCCGGCGCCGCCGCACGGCACCAACGTCGAGCTCGTCGTCCCCGTGGACGCCATCGACGTCAACGGCGACGGCGACCCGGACATCGGTGACGTGTCCATGCGCGTGCACGAGCGCGGCTCGGGGGAGACGCGCTCGTGCGGCACCGGCGCCTGCGCGGCGGTGCTCGCGACCCGGGCCTGGGCGGGCGAGGGCGCACCCGGCGTGTGGCGCGTCCGCGTGCCCGGTGGCCGCCTCGTCGTGACGGTGGGGGCCGGTTCGAGCCTCACCGAGGGCACCGTGTGGCTGTCCGGACCGGCCCGGCTCGTCGCGACGGGGACCGTCACGATCCCGGCGTGA
- a CDS encoding class I SAM-dependent methyltransferase, with translation MPEPDPQPATDHYFTARPATADERRELTVRLAGRDVTVTTARGVFSGDRLDKGTAVLLPVLEDDPGAAGRTGDVLDLGCGWGPVALSLALLRPRQVVHAVDVNERALDLVRRNAERLGVGVRASLPDAVDPELRFAEVWSNPPIRVGKEALHALLLQWLPRLAPGGRAHLVVQKNLGADSLQTWLGSGVLPGTRTERTTTSKGFRVLTVTREVTPGS, from the coding sequence GTGCCCGAGCCCGATCCCCAGCCCGCCACCGACCACTACTTCACGGCCCGTCCCGCCACGGCCGATGAGCGCCGCGAGCTGACGGTCCGCCTCGCGGGCCGTGACGTGACGGTGACGACGGCGCGGGGCGTCTTCAGCGGCGACCGGCTCGACAAGGGCACGGCCGTCCTGCTGCCGGTGCTGGAGGACGACCCCGGCGCCGCGGGCAGGACCGGCGACGTGCTGGACCTGGGCTGCGGCTGGGGCCCGGTCGCGTTGAGCCTGGCCCTGCTGCGGCCCCGGCAGGTCGTGCACGCCGTGGACGTCAACGAGCGGGCGCTGGACCTGGTGCGGCGCAACGCCGAACGGCTCGGCGTGGGTGTGCGGGCGAGCCTGCCCGACGCCGTGGACCCGGAGCTGCGCTTCGCCGAGGTGTGGTCGAACCCGCCCATCCGCGTCGGCAAGGAGGCCCTGCACGCGCTGCTCCTGCAGTGGCTCCCGCGGCTGGCCCCCGGTGGCCGGGCGCACCTGGTGGTGCAGAAGAACCTCGGCGCGGACTCGCTGCAGACCTGGCTGGGCTCCGGCGTCCTGCCGGGGACGCGGACGGAGCGGACGACGACGTCGAAGGGGTTCCGGGTGCTCACCGTCACCCGGGAGGTCACGCCGGGATCGTGA
- a CDS encoding amino acid ABC transporter permease: protein MSVVTDNLDLWWGGFLRSLGIALWGAVGSLAWGTVLAVFRISPVPVLRGFGAFYVTWLRNTPLAIVLFTMAFGIPSLGINVSFYAFGVTGLVLYTSAFVCEAVRSGISTVPTGQAEAARSIGLTFSQTLGLVVVPQALRAVVPPVGNVIIAMIKNSAVVGAIGVGGDLFSVYNRLTSAQGYAALPTITGMAVGFLVLTLSAAGLLALFERRTVIAR from the coding sequence GTGAGTGTCGTGACGGACAACCTCGACCTGTGGTGGGGAGGTTTCCTGCGCTCCCTGGGCATCGCCCTCTGGGGTGCGGTCGGCAGTCTCGCCTGGGGCACGGTCCTCGCCGTCTTCCGCATCTCCCCCGTGCCCGTCCTGCGCGGTTTCGGCGCCTTCTACGTGACCTGGCTGCGCAACACCCCGCTGGCGATCGTGCTGTTCACCATGGCGTTCGGCATCCCCAGCCTGGGGATCAACGTCTCGTTCTACGCCTTCGGCGTCACCGGGCTGGTCCTCTACACCTCCGCCTTCGTGTGCGAGGCGGTGCGCTCCGGCATCTCGACCGTCCCCACGGGCCAGGCGGAGGCGGCTCGCTCGATCGGCCTGACGTTCTCCCAGACCCTGGGCCTGGTCGTCGTGCCGCAGGCGCTGCGGGCCGTGGTGCCCCCCGTCGGCAACGTGATCATCGCGATGATCAAGAACTCCGCGGTCGTGGGCGCCATCGGCGTCGGCGGGGACCTCTTCAGCGTCTACAACCGCCTCACCAGCGCCCAGGGCTACGCGGCCCTGCCCACGATCACCGGCATGGCGGTCGGTTTCCTCGTCCTGACCCTGTCCGCGGCCGGTCTGCTGGCCCTCTTCGAACGCCGGACGGTGATCGCCCGATGA
- a CDS encoding amino acid ABC transporter permease translates to MSAPTAVLFDAPGPKARRRTLVSSVVAGLVLLVLLVLVVVRLADRGQLDAELWNPLVNPADEDFPAVWQRIGAGLRVTLLGAGLAVAASLVIGLVLASLRLSLGRVARTPLVGVMELLRGLPVIVTILYTDILLRAVGAHRGPLLSLVIALTLYNCVIIAEITRAGVQSLPKGQVEAGLAVGLTRGQVMRFVQLPQAVRAMLPALISQLVVILKDTALASIVLTGIQDLGKIADQLSGFLDNTLQTYFVVGLIYIAMNLVLEQIAKLVQRRMSGSARSRADVPVDQGRQVTGGQNI, encoded by the coding sequence ATGAGCGCCCCCACCGCTGTCCTCTTCGACGCCCCGGGCCCGAAGGCGCGGCGACGCACCCTCGTCAGCAGCGTCGTGGCCGGGCTGGTGCTGCTGGTCCTGCTCGTCCTCGTCGTGGTGCGCCTGGCCGACCGCGGCCAGCTCGACGCCGAGCTGTGGAACCCGTTGGTCAACCCCGCCGACGAGGACTTCCCCGCCGTCTGGCAACGCATCGGCGCCGGTCTGCGGGTCACGCTGCTGGGCGCCGGCCTCGCCGTCGCCGCCTCCCTCGTCATCGGCCTCGTCCTGGCCTCGCTGCGGCTGAGCCTGGGCCGGGTGGCGCGGACCCCGCTCGTCGGGGTGATGGAACTGCTGCGCGGTCTGCCGGTGATCGTCACGATCCTCTACACCGACATCCTGCTGCGAGCCGTCGGCGCCCACCGCGGCCCACTGCTCTCCCTGGTCATCGCGCTCACCCTCTACAACTGCGTGATCATCGCGGAGATCACCCGCGCCGGCGTCCAGTCGCTGCCCAAGGGGCAGGTGGAGGCCGGGCTCGCCGTGGGGCTGACCCGGGGGCAGGTCATGCGCTTCGTCCAGCTGCCCCAGGCGGTGCGGGCGATGCTGCCGGCCCTCATCAGCCAGCTCGTCGTCATCCTCAAGGACACGGCCCTGGCCAGCATCGTGCTGACCGGCATCCAGGACCTCGGCAAGATCGCCGACCAGCTGTCGGGCTTCCTGGACAACACGCTGCAGACCTACTTCGTCGTCGGCCTGATCTACATCGCCATGAACCTCGTGCTCGAGCAGATCGCGAAGCTCGTCCAGCGTCGGATGTCCGGCAGCGCTCGCTCGAGGGCCGACGTCCCGGTCGACCAGGGGAGGCAGGTCACCGGCGGCCAGAACATCTGA
- a CDS encoding glutamate ABC transporter substrate-binding protein — MRNFRTAALAGVATAVLALTACGGDGDTSTDEAAQPSADASASFEAGTTMADINQAGTITIGTKFDQPGFGEANLSGDPEGFDVDVAEYIAAKLGVEPDSITWTEAPSAQREDLIANGDVDMVVATYTINDKRKERVTFAGPYYEAGQQIMVNADNTTITGPDDLKANPDVTICSVTGSTPAENIRQYLAAPGQLVEFDVYDNCVDAMKNGQVQAMTTDNVILTGYVAQNEGEFKLVGEQFTEEPYGIGIEKGDTAFCEFINETLQEMSEDGSYEEAWTATAGQFEGTEVPTLPETAPCS, encoded by the coding sequence ATGAGGAACTTCCGCACCGCCGCCCTCGCCGGCGTGGCCACCGCCGTCCTCGCCCTCACCGCCTGCGGCGGCGACGGTGACACCTCCACCGACGAGGCCGCGCAGCCCAGCGCCGACGCCAGCGCCTCCTTCGAGGCCGGCACGACGATGGCCGACATCAACCAGGCCGGCACCATCACGATCGGCACCAAGTTCGACCAGCCCGGGTTCGGCGAGGCCAACCTGTCCGGCGACCCCGAGGGCTTCGACGTCGACGTGGCCGAGTACATCGCCGCCAAGCTCGGGGTCGAGCCGGACAGCATCACCTGGACCGAGGCCCCCAGCGCCCAGCGCGAGGACCTCATCGCCAACGGTGACGTCGACATGGTCGTCGCCACGTACACGATCAACGACAAGCGCAAGGAGCGCGTCACGTTCGCCGGCCCCTACTACGAGGCCGGCCAGCAGATCATGGTCAACGCCGACAACACCACCATCACCGGGCCGGACGACCTCAAGGCCAACCCGGACGTGACGATCTGCTCCGTCACCGGGTCCACCCCGGCCGAGAACATCCGGCAGTACCTGGCCGCCCCCGGCCAGCTCGTCGAGTTCGACGTCTACGACAACTGCGTCGACGCCATGAAGAACGGCCAGGTGCAGGCCATGACCACCGACAACGTCATCCTCACCGGCTACGTCGCGCAGAACGAGGGCGAGTTCAAGCTCGTCGGCGAGCAGTTCACCGAGGAGCCCTACGGGATCGGCATCGAGAAGGGTGACACCGCCTTCTGCGAGTTCATCAACGAGACCCTGCAGGAGATGTCCGAGGACGGCTCCTACGAGGAGGCGTGGACGGCGACCGCGGGCCAGTTCGAGGGCACCGAGGTGCCCACGCTGCCCGAAACCGCTCCCTGCTCCTGA
- the miaB gene encoding tRNA (N6-isopentenyl adenosine(37)-C2)-methylthiotransferase MiaB, whose amino-acid sequence MSTTTAPAQPDPRRTYQVRTFGCQMNVHDSERLSGLLEDAGYVRFDEAGAAGPVEPDVVVFNTCAVRENADNKLYGNLGHLAPVKERRPGMQIAVGGCLAQKDRGEIVRKAPWVDVVFGTHNVGSLPVLLERARHNAEAQVEILESLETFPSTLPTRRESPYAAWVSISVGCNNTCTFCIVPALRGKEKDRRPGDVLAEVEALVAEGVLEVTLLGQNVNTYGVEFGDKLAFGKLLRATGGIEGLERVRFTSPHPSSFTDDVIDAMAETPNVMPSLHMPLQSGSDRVLKAMRRSYRQSRFLGIIDGVRARIPDAAITTDIIVGFPGETEEDFEQTLHVVEQARFSSAFTFQYSPRPGTPAATMGEQVPKAVVQERYVRLTELQDRITHEENVAQTGRTLEVLVAEGEGRKDVTTQRLSGRAPDNRLVHFSVPQGTALRPGDVATVTVTRGAPHYLEADDLTSFAVRRTRAGDAWEARQARPGPDVQDGPRAVGLGMPALRRAL is encoded by the coding sequence ATGAGCACGACGACCGCCCCCGCCCAGCCGGACCCGCGGCGCACGTACCAGGTGCGCACGTTCGGCTGCCAGATGAACGTCCACGACTCCGAGCGGCTGTCGGGCCTGCTGGAGGACGCCGGGTACGTGCGCTTCGACGAGGCGGGCGCGGCCGGGCCGGTCGAGCCGGACGTCGTCGTCTTCAACACGTGCGCCGTGCGGGAGAACGCCGACAACAAGCTGTACGGCAACCTCGGCCACCTCGCCCCGGTCAAGGAGCGCCGGCCGGGCATGCAGATCGCCGTCGGCGGCTGCCTGGCGCAGAAGGACCGCGGCGAGATCGTCCGCAAGGCCCCCTGGGTCGACGTCGTCTTCGGCACCCACAACGTCGGTTCCCTGCCAGTGCTGCTCGAACGCGCCCGGCACAACGCCGAGGCGCAGGTCGAGATCCTGGAGTCCCTGGAGACGTTCCCCTCCACGCTGCCGACGCGCCGGGAGTCCCCCTACGCGGCGTGGGTCAGCATCTCGGTGGGCTGCAACAACACCTGCACGTTCTGCATCGTGCCCGCGCTGCGCGGCAAGGAGAAGGACCGCCGCCCCGGCGACGTGCTCGCCGAGGTGGAGGCCCTCGTCGCCGAGGGCGTCCTGGAGGTCACGCTCCTGGGCCAGAACGTCAACACGTACGGCGTCGAGTTCGGCGACAAGCTCGCCTTCGGCAAGCTGCTGCGAGCCACCGGGGGCATCGAGGGTCTGGAGCGGGTCCGGTTCACGAGCCCGCACCCCTCCAGCTTCACCGACGACGTCATCGACGCCATGGCCGAGACGCCCAACGTCATGCCGAGCCTGCACATGCCGCTGCAGTCGGGCTCGGACCGCGTGCTGAAGGCGATGCGCCGGTCCTACCGGCAGTCCCGCTTCCTCGGGATCATCGACGGGGTCCGCGCCCGCATCCCCGACGCCGCGATCACCACCGACATCATCGTCGGCTTCCCCGGGGAGACCGAGGAGGACTTCGAGCAGACCCTGCACGTCGTGGAGCAGGCGCGGTTCTCCAGCGCCTTCACGTTCCAGTACTCCCCGCGCCCGGGCACGCCCGCCGCGACGATGGGCGAGCAGGTCCCCAAGGCGGTCGTGCAGGAGCGGTACGTACGGCTGACCGAGCTGCAGGACCGCATCACCCACGAGGAGAACGTCGCCCAGACCGGCCGCACGCTCGAGGTCCTCGTGGCCGAGGGCGAGGGTCGCAAGGATGTCACCACCCAGCGGCTGTCCGGCCGGGCGCCGGACAACCGCCTCGTGCACTTCTCGGTGCCGCAGGGAACCGCGCTGCGTCCGGGTGACGTGGCCACGGTGACGGTCACCCGCGGCGCGCCGCACTACCTCGAGGCCGACGACCTCACCTCGTTCGCGGTGCGCCGCACCCGCGCCGGCGACGCGTGGGAGGCCCGGCAGGCCCGCCCCGGACCGGACGTCCAGGACGGGCCGCGCGCCGTGGGGCTGGGGATGCCCGCCCTGCGCCGCGCGCTCTGA
- a CDS encoding RNA polymerase sigma factor, producing the protein MSATDNDPSPPESDAQRFTTLWEAYAGRVLAYALRHTDRDLAQEVVSETFLIAWRRLAHVPGEPLPWLLVVARNTLHNQRRSSYRQALLRDEVTHLHQALATAPGAEDVITDRAEVLAALAALTATEREALLLIAWDGLSPVEAAKVAGCSVPTFHVPLFRARRRLQSHDQASELPQPQTLLTPGSPA; encoded by the coding sequence ATGAGTGCGACAGACAACGACCCCTCGCCTCCTGAGTCCGACGCCCAACGTTTCACCACGCTGTGGGAGGCATACGCCGGGCGCGTCTTGGCCTACGCGCTACGACACACCGACCGTGACCTGGCTCAAGAGGTCGTCTCCGAGACGTTCCTCATCGCCTGGCGTCGTCTGGCTCACGTACCAGGAGAGCCACTGCCCTGGCTGTTGGTCGTGGCCCGCAACACCCTGCACAATCAGCGTCGCTCCAGCTACCGCCAAGCCCTGCTGCGCGATGAGGTCACCCACCTGCACCAGGCTCTGGCCACTGCCCCCGGCGCCGAGGACGTGATCACCGACCGGGCGGAGGTTCTTGCGGCCCTGGCCGCCTTGACCGCCACCGAACGCGAAGCGCTCCTGCTCATCGCCTGGGACGGGCTCTCACCAGTAGAAGCGGCCAAGGTGGCCGGCTGCTCCGTCCCCACCTTCCACGTCCCACTCTTTCGAGCTCGCCGTCGCCTCCAAAGCCACGACCAGGCCAGCGAGCTACCGCAACCACAGACCCTGCTCACCCCTGGGAGCCCAGCATGA